The Microcoleus sp. FACHB-831 DNA window CAATTGGCGGTTTGCCTCACTGACTATAGGTTTCAGCCAACGCATCATAGAGGAGTGGCAATTAAATATTTGTAAACAAAAGCAAAGCACTCTGAGGACATTTACTTATGGCTCTTATTCGCTGGCAACCCTTCCAAGAAACCACAACCCTACGTCGTCAAAGGGAGCGTATGTTCGAGGAAATGTCAACCGTCAATGGTGAGACTCAAGTGAACTGGAGACCTGCGATTGAACTGCAAGATACAGAAGAAAACGTGATTTTGCGGGCGCAAGTTCCTGGTGTAGAAGCTAAAAACTTGGATGTGCGGGTTACTAGGGAAGCTGTTGTAATTAGCGGCGAACACCGCTACGAGAAGAAGGAACAACAGCGCGGCTACTTCCGTTCTGAGTTCCGTTACGGGAATTTCCAGCGCGTGGTTCCCTTGCCAGTTTACGTTCAAAACGATCGCGTACAGGCTGAATTTAAGGATGGCATCCTGACCCTAACTCTGCCCAAGGTAACGGAAGTTCGCGATCGCGTCGTCAAGCTTAATCTAGCAGAGGATACCAACGCCGCTCCAGCGATCGCCGACGCACCTGCTGCTGAAGCTAACAACACCGAAGCAACCAAACCCGCTGAACTAGCTAGCGTTTGGGACTAATTCTCTCGGTTCTATATTATCTATAGAGGCTAGCGGCCTCTTAATCTAAACACCGCCGCTGAGTTGTCTTTATCTGATAACTCAGCGGCTATTTGTTTGTGGCTAGAAGTGCCCTTTGTAATGTTCCTTCCCCAGTTGGGAAAAGACCAATTCACTGGTTCGGTTTACCTCACTGACTCAACCGCATGAGTTTGGCATTATAAAAACGTGGAAGCTAAAAGCTTAACTACATTAATCAAATTTCAACCCAAGCATTTAGTCGCTAC harbors:
- a CDS encoding Hsp20/alpha crystallin family protein, translating into MALIRWQPFQETTTLRRQRERMFEEMSTVNGETQVNWRPAIELQDTEENVILRAQVPGVEAKNLDVRVTREAVVISGEHRYEKKEQQRGYFRSEFRYGNFQRVVPLPVYVQNDRVQAEFKDGILTLTLPKVTEVRDRVVKLNLAEDTNAAPAIADAPAAEANNTEATKPAELASVWD